Proteins from one Elgaria multicarinata webbii isolate HBS135686 ecotype San Diego chromosome 3, rElgMul1.1.pri, whole genome shotgun sequence genomic window:
- the RAB7A gene encoding ras-related protein Rab-7a codes for MTSRKKVLLKVIILGDSGVGKTSLMNQYVNKKFSNQYKATIGADFLTKEVMVDDRLVTMQIWDTAGQERFQSLGVAFYRGADCCVLVFDVTAPNTFKTLDSWRDEFLIQASPRDPENFPFVVLGNKIDLENRQVTTKRAQAWCYSKNNIPYFETSAKEAINVEQAFQTIARNALKQETEVELYNEFPEPIKLDKNDRAKASAESCSC; via the exons ATGACTTCTAGAAAGAAAGTATTACTCAAAGTCATCATCCTTGGAGACTCAGG GGTGGGAAAGACATCTCTTATGAATCAGTACGTGAACAAGAAATTCAGTAACCAGTACAAAGCTACAATAGGAGCAGACTTCCTGACAAAGGAGGTGATGGTGGATGATAGGCTAGTCACAATGCAG ATATGGGATACAGCAGGGCAGGAACGGTTTCAGTCTCTGGGAGTTGCCTTCTACAGAGGAGCAGACTGCTGCGTGCTGGTGTTCGACGTAACGGCTCCCAACACATttaaaaccctggacagctggcGAGACGAGTTCCTCATTCAAGCCAGTCCACGGGATCCCGAGAACTTTCCTTTTGTTGTGCTGGGAAACAAGATTGACCTAGAAAACAGACAA GTTACTACAAAACGAGCACAGGCCTGGTGCTACAGCAAAAACAATATCCCTTACTTTGAAACCAGTGCCAAGGAGGCCATTAATGTGGAACAAGCTTTCCAGACAATTGCACGAAATGCACTTAAACAG GAAACTGAAGTGGAGCTTTACAATGAATTTCCTGAGCCTATCAAACTAGACAAGAATGACCGAGCAAAGGCTTCTGCGGAGAGCTGCAGCTGCTGA